Proteins from a genomic interval of Blastocatellia bacterium:
- a CDS encoding RNA-binding protein, with translation MKLYVGNLAFSTTEGELSALFSQVGNIQSLKIMTDRDTGQSRGFAFVELSDRSEGESAISQFNGHMLNGRTIKVNEAKPQENNRGGGGFNRGGGGGFNRGGGGGFNRGGGGGGRDRGGRGGYDRY, from the coding sequence ATGAAACTCTACGTTGGTAATCTAGCTTTTTCTACTACTGAAGGGGAACTATCCGCTTTATTTTCTCAAGTAGGCAATATTCAATCCTTAAAAATCATGACTGATAGAGATACAGGTCAATCTCGCGGTTTTGCTTTTGTTGAACTATCTGATCGTAGTGAAGGCGAAAGTGCTATTTCTCAATTCAATGGTCATATGCTAAATGGTCGCACCATTAAAGTAAATGAAGCTAAGCCACAAGAAAATAATCGTGGCGGTGGCGGTTTTAATCGTGGCGGCGGCGGCGGTTTTAATCGTGGCGGCGGCGGCGGTTTTAATCGTGGCGGCGGCGGCGGTGGCCGTGATCGCGGTGGCCGTGGTGGTTATGATCGTTACTAA
- a CDS encoding protein kinase produces the protein MATCANISCINQWSSNETHCPNCQALSINSLVGYRYQIKKMLGKGGFSITYLVQDLDCFKEVRVLKQLKLLFDNNNYDPETNEIAERLFKREAEVLLKLKHPGIPKLYAYFIDQGYSYLVQDFIPGKTLAEEVIERNYPFDEKEARALLVELAEILEYLHTHNPIIIHRDIKPENLMRHESGKILLIDFGAVCQSVENHPNKTLIYTPGYTAPEQIAGNAVTQSDLYSVGATILRLLTSESISSAIKPKEGQWEPFINVSKEFASIINDLLIPDPNKRLHSAGELKWRLQLLPPLPKIVGNPISPRPQYISKTPNPLSFDCASLPTLFNEQEKQEKDTNDGKTSIEFGNLKEQPFIFLLQRILRDGLSGSLICTNEKVTKNIVFHQGNIIAANSTEIIDQLNDLVIRISNIAPSDFQQARDEMFTNSCSFSEALLRLKIISPTELKELHTLQISQIALSLFNWQSGQYELRCESINILPNKASLPIIDLVFKAIRKLEDSCLLKSWLGDFSRTVILNPIPNEITKTINLTPKEAFILSRISTNISIAELLLLNCLPELEVLKALCGLLVVGLLKWSMDEKKTDHNIDSIGRLLNELHASVGIYNFQNAAMFCYEVESIMYSLDNINYYALLGVSAYAKDSEIRQAYMEATKKFHPEANAELCKYNLDLAPKLEKLYSYICSAYRVLSNPFTKKQYDSRLRLNRTPLSCAK, from the coding sequence ATGGCAACTTGCGCTAATATAAGCTGTATTAACCAATGGTCAAGTAATGAAACTCATTGTCCTAACTGTCAGGCTTTATCAATAAATTCTTTAGTTGGTTATCGTTATCAAATTAAAAAAATGCTAGGTAAAGGTGGTTTTAGCATCACTTATTTAGTGCAAGATTTAGATTGTTTTAAGGAAGTACGTGTCTTAAAACAATTAAAATTATTATTTGACAATAATAATTATGATCCAGAAACCAATGAAATAGCAGAAAGATTATTTAAGCGTGAAGCTGAAGTGCTATTAAAATTAAAACATCCTGGTATTCCTAAATTATATGCCTATTTTATTGACCAGGGTTATTCCTACTTAGTACAAGATTTTATTCCAGGAAAAACATTAGCTGAAGAAGTAATAGAAAGAAATTATCCATTTGATGAAAAAGAGGCTCGTGCTTTACTTGTGGAACTTGCTGAAATTTTAGAATACTTACATACACACAATCCTATAATTATTCATCGAGATATAAAGCCTGAAAACTTAATGAGGCATGAAAGCGGCAAAATATTATTAATTGATTTTGGAGCAGTTTGCCAATCTGTAGAAAATCATCCAAATAAAACCTTAATTTATACTCCAGGCTATACTGCCCCAGAACAAATTGCTGGAAATGCAGTGACACAAAGCGATTTATATTCTGTAGGAGCGACTATACTTAGGCTACTTACTAGTGAGTCTATTAGCTCAGCTATTAAACCAAAAGAAGGTCAATGGGAACCGTTTATTAATGTTAGTAAAGAATTTGCTAGTATTATTAATGATTTGTTGATTCCTGATCCAAATAAAAGGTTACATAGTGCAGGCGAGTTAAAATGGAGGCTTCAACTTCTACCACCATTACCTAAAATTGTTGGTAATCCAATTTCTCCTCGTCCTCAATATATCTCAAAAACACCTAATCCGTTGAGTTTTGATTGTGCTTCTTTGCCAACACTTTTTAACGAACAGGAAAAACAAGAAAAAGATACAAATGATGGTAAAACTTCTATAGAATTTGGTAACTTAAAAGAACAGCCTTTTATTTTTCTTTTGCAAAGAATTTTACGTGATGGTTTAAGTGGTTCTCTGATTTGTACTAATGAAAAGGTGACTAAAAACATTGTCTTTCATCAAGGTAATATTATTGCTGCTAATAGTACAGAAATTATAGATCAGCTTAATGATTTGGTAATACGCATTAGTAATATTGCCCCTAGTGATTTTCAACAAGCCAGAGATGAAATGTTTACAAATAGTTGTTCTTTTAGTGAGGCGTTACTTAGACTAAAAATTATTTCCCCTACAGAACTAAAAGAGTTACATACATTACAAATTTCTCAAATAGCTCTTTCACTTTTTAATTGGCAATCAGGCCAATATGAACTACGTTGTGAGTCTATTAATATACTACCTAACAAAGCATCTTTACCAATTATAGACTTGGTATTTAAGGCAATCCGAAAACTAGAAGATAGTTGTTTACTAAAAAGCTGGCTAGGTGACTTTTCACGCACAGTAATACTGAATCCTATACCTAATGAAATAACTAAAACAATAAATTTAACTCCAAAAGAAGCTTTTATTTTATCTCGGATTAGTACCAATATTTCTATTGCAGAACTACTTTTATTAAATTGTTTGCCAGAACTAGAAGTATTAAAAGCCCTATGCGGTTTGTTAGTAGTAGGACTATTAAAATGGTCAATGGATGAAAAGAAAACAGATCATAATATAGATTCTATAGGTCGATTACTTAATGAATTACATGCCAGCGTAGGAATATATAATTTTCAAAATGCTGCTATGTTTTGTTATGAAGTAGAGTCTATTATGTATAGCCTTGACAATATTAATTATTATGCCTTATTAGGGGTTAGTGCATATGCAAAAGATTCAGAAATTCGCCAAGCTTATATGGAAGCTACAAAGAAATTTCATCCTGAAGCTAACGCAGAATTATGTAAATACAACTTAGATCTAGCTCCAAAATTAGAAAAGCTTTATAGCTATATTTGTTCTGCTTATCGTGTATTGAGCAATCCTTTTACCAAGAAACAATATGATAGCAGGCTACGTCTTAACCGCACACCTTTAAGTTGTGCTAAGTAA
- a CDS encoding TIGR02584 family CRISPR-associated protein yields MKNILLCVVGLTPQTITKTLYVLTQQRGEFVDEIFAITTLKGYEKTRQTLLDPKTGKFWQFCKDFAIDSQKINFSENNIFLLKASDGNTLSDIRFIEDNQVAANQICEIVSQLTKDLNSKLHASVAGGRKSMGILLTAAMQLFGRPQDELSHVLVNEEFETNSEFYYIPPIAQELEVKDFQGNKIKSISTKDARIDLADIPFIRLRGVISSWLNQSGVNYSEFVKKAQEDLDLLQSVNELRLDLQHYTVTVENRSEIITPREFFIYLFFAQLRQKKRKDSFIALSKIALSDLEKTLQTIFLANSIEYNNSNLEADLRRVLDLKNNDLIIPVKFQFFPKLIKKIEVFSNPKVKSFNKNTDPKKDLSDAWLQPISRIKKEFRKKESLKNT; encoded by the coding sequence ATGAAGAATATACTGCTTTGTGTTGTTGGGCTAACACCTCAAACCATTACAAAAACGCTTTATGTTTTGACTCAACAACGTGGCGAGTTTGTAGATGAGATTTTTGCTATTACAACACTAAAGGGTTATGAAAAGACTAGGCAAACACTTTTAGATCCAAAAACGGGTAAATTTTGGCAGTTTTGCAAAGATTTTGCTATTGACTCACAAAAAATTAACTTTTCTGAAAACAATATTTTTCTACTCAAAGCGTCTGACGGTAATACATTATCAGACATACGCTTTATTGAAGATAATCAAGTTGCAGCAAATCAAATTTGTGAAATAGTTTCACAATTAACTAAAGACTTAAACAGCAAATTACATGCTTCTGTTGCAGGAGGGCGCAAAAGTATGGGGATACTTTTGACAGCAGCAATGCAGCTTTTTGGTAGACCACAGGATGAACTTTCTCATGTTTTGGTAAATGAAGAATTTGAAACTAACTCAGAGTTTTACTATATCCCGCCTATAGCACAAGAGTTAGAAGTTAAAGATTTTCAAGGGAATAAAATTAAGTCCATTTCTACTAAAGATGCCCGAATTGATTTAGCAGATATTCCATTTATTAGGCTTAGAGGTGTTATATCTAGCTGGCTTAATCAAAGTGGTGTTAATTACAGTGAGTTTGTAAAAAAAGCTCAAGAAGATTTAGATTTGTTGCAATCAGTTAACGAACTGCGGTTAGATTTACAGCATTATACTGTGACAGTAGAAAACCGCAGTGAAATTATTACTCCAAGAGAATTTTTTATTTATTTATTTTTTGCTCAACTTAGACAAAAAAAGAGAAAAGATAGTTTTATTGCCTTAAGTAAAATTGCACTTTCTGACTTAGAAAAAACCTTACAAACAATATTTTTAGCTAATAGCATTGAGTACAATAATAGCAATTTAGAGGCAGATTTGCGTAGGGTGCTAGACTTAAAAAATAATGATTTAATTATTCCTGTTAAGTTTCAATTTTTCCCTAAATTAATCAAAAAAATAGAAGTTTTTTCAAATCCTAAAGTTAAAAGTTTTAACAAAAATACTGATCCTAAAAAAGATTTAAGCGATGCTTGGTTACAACCTATTTCAAGAATTAAAAAAGAATTTCGTAAAAAAGAATCCCTGAAAAATACTTAA